Sequence from the Nitrospira sp. genome:
GTAATTGGTGGTGTGTAAGGCAGAAGCCCCAATTCTCCTTATAGTAGGAAGTCCTATAAGGAATCCAATCAGGATGGCTCGGAAGGGAGTGGAGATGTCCCTCCAGTTCTTCGCGACTGAACCGTCCTTTCACGGGAGTACTGTAGTTCACAACGTGGAGATTGCTGATTCGAAAGTCGACAATCTTTTCGCCGTCCGTCGTTGCGAGATACGCCTCTCGAATGTTCCATTCCAGTGGGACGGTCCAATCAAATACCTTCGTGCCACTTGCCACTTCCTGAATGGTCAGCGGAATATGCTGCTGAAGGTGGCGAAGGGTCTGACGCACGCCCTCGCCGGTAATACTCCGGCAGATCGGGTAAAGCTGCCCCATCAAGTCGTGGAGGGACTGCCCCTTTTTTGTCCCGCCCAACGTATGCTGTATGTCCTCTAGGTCCATGAGTCATTCATCCGGCAAAATCTGGATAGCTGCGGTCCTTCCCTGAAATAACCTTCACGGGATCAGGCCAGGAAATCCCAAAAGTCGGGTCATTCCACCGGAATCCTCGCGCCAACTCGGGAGCATAACATTCCGACATTTGATAGATGACCTCTGTATTGTCAGACAACGTGAGGAAGCCATGAGCAAACTGCTGCGGGATGTACAACATACGATGATTTTCCGCTGACAAGAGCACGGAGAGGGATTTTTTGTACGTGGGGGAATCCGGACGGAGATCGACGATCACATCATAAATTTCCCCACTTGTGCACCGCACCACTTTCACCTCCGCAGCCGGGGCAATCTGGTAGTGCATCCCCCGCAAGGTCCCCTTCACTTTGTTGTAGGACACATTACATTGAACCAATCTGGCATCCAACCCATTGGCTTGAAACTCCTGCGTGCACCAACTTCGCGCGAAAAACCCTCGTTCGTCCACTATGAGATCAAGGTCGATGGTGAAGGCACCCCGTAGAGTCAACTCGCGAAAAATCATGATAGAACTTTTACTTCAGGGATCGGTACGATGAACCTGCCCCCCCATTCTTTCACAAACGACATTTGTTGCATCACTTCGTCACGGATGTTCCACGGCAGAATTAAGACATAATCCGGCTTGGTCTCCCGAATTTTCTCAGGATGAAAAATGGGAATCCTGACGCCTGGCAACAGATGCTCCTGCTTATAGGGACTTCGATCGACTGTATATTCGAGAAAATCGGTTCGAATGCCACAATAGTTCAACAACGTATTCCCCTTCGCTGGGGCCCCATAGCCGACCACCGACTTCCCTTGCTCTTTCGCTTCAATGAGGAAGGAGAGCAACTTTCGTTTAGTTTTCTCAACCTGCGAGGCGAAGCCGAGATAATACTCCAACTTCCCAAAGCCTGCTTGCGTCTCTCGCTGCCGCAATTCAAGAACGCGCTCACCGACGGGCCGAGAATCGTCACGGGTGTGACGCGCATAAATCCTCAATGAACCACCATGAGTTGGAAGCTCTTCCACATCAAATAACGTCAGGCCATGCTTCTCAAACACGCGCTCCACCGCCAGTAGGGACAGATAGGAAAAATGCTCGTGATAAATCGTGTCGAACTGATTTTCCGCCATCAGCCGCATGAGATGCGGAAACTCCATGGTGATGGTGCCCTTGGGATTAAGGAGCACTTTCAATCCCCCGACAAAGTCATTGATGTTGGGCACATGCGCCAACACATTGTTCCCAATGAGCAAATCTGCCCGCTTTTGCTTCTTCGCCAGTTCCCGGGCAGTTTTGACGCCCATAAATTTCACGACGGTAGGAATTCCTTTTTCCTTGGCAACAGCGGCCACATTTGAAGCCGGCTCAACTCCCAACACCGGCACTCCTCGCTGCGCAAAATATTGCAAGAGATACCCATCATTACTCGCTATCTCTACAACATGGTGGCGGGGACCAATGCCGAAGCGTTCACTGACGGTTTCGACATACCGCCTCGCATGATCCAACCAGCTTTCTGAATAGGAGGAAAAGTAGGCGTAATCTCCAAAGATGCTTTGCGGGCTTGTGAATTCTTCTAATTGGACGAGCAGGCACGCACTACAGACATACACATGTAGCGGATAAAACGGTTCCATGCGATTGGCCTCGGATGCCTTGATGTACGAATTCGCAAGGGGAGACATACCAAGATCGACAAAGGTCTTGTCGAGAGGGGCTGCACAAAATCGACAGGCACGCTCAAGGCGAGGGACACCAGAACGTTTCACTGTTGACGATCGCTTTACTTTCGCCCTGGCGCGTGCCGTATGTTTCATTGCCATTACCTCCTCCCGTTCGCGGCTCAAACTACCTCGATCAACATCAGAATCGTCTCATGTCGCCTAGCTCATGTGCTCCCGCAGATTTCATCTTTCTAAATAATCTTCTTGCCCAATCTATTGTTTGCTGACCACCCACCGCAAATCTTCCCCGAGATAGCCGCCCGCTTTAAGATCTTTTAGAACATTCAATCGGATGAGGTGCGAATTCCGGAACTCTCGATCATCAAAGCCCATGCGTTGAAGCCCCTGACTCAGATCAGCGATGGCCGCATGTAGGTCAACCTCCGGCTGATACTGCGGAGCGAGGCGGCGAAACTTCTCGAAGCTCACGCGGTAGGAACGTTTGTCCGGCTGAGCATTTTGATTCACTGAAATATCTACGTTCGGGATAGCTTTTGAAACGGCAGCCGCCAAGTCTCTGACCTGATAGTTCCATTGATCACTTCCCACATTCACCGACAGAAACTCACCACCGGCCAATGCGTTGCGTTGCACACCCCAGTCAATCGCCCGTGCCATATCCTTGATGTGGATGAGCGGGCGCCAGGGGGTGCCATCACTCAAGATAGTGATCTTCTTGGCCGTGACTGCGCTGGCAACGAAATCATTTAGCACGAGGTCCAAACGCAACCGCTCACTCATCCCACAGGCCGTGGCAAACCGTAAACAAGTGATCGCAAAATTGTTTCTCGCCAGCTTTGCGAGGTCCAATTCAGCCCCTACCTTAGATTTTGCGTACGCCGTGAGAGGGTTGACTGCAGATTCCTCCGTCTTTGCTCCGCCCTCTGCAAATCCGTACACGCTACAACTTGAGGCAAATACGAAACTCCCTGCACCTGCCTCCCTCGCCGATTCAGCAATACGCACTGCGGCACGATGATTGACATCCAGTGTGATTTCCTCAAAAGAAGCCCCCATGGGATCATTGGAGATGGCGGCAAGATACACAACGGCATCCACCCCTCGCAGCAAATCTTTGGAAATAGACCGCACATCCGCAAACACCTGTTCATCTACTCGGCACTCAGGAAGATAGTGGGCAGCAGTCAAACAGGTGGCGAAATATCCCATGTCCAAACCCATAATCGTCGCGGCCGGATAGGACAGTCTCAGACGCTGCACAACACTTGGGCCGATATACCCCATGTTACCTGTGATCAGAATTTTCATCGAACCTCTCTCACTTTAATGTGGCATCAATCTGCTGACACACATACTCCGAGAATGGCAGGGAGCACGTGAACGCCGGAGAAACTGCATTCAGGACATGCATCGAATGCTTGTCCCCTTCCAACACAAAGTCCATTTCCAGCTTGCGTTTTTCGATATCAACTAATTGCGCCCGGATCCCCGGCTTCCCCCAGATCCGATAGTCCTCAGGCTTAATTCCCTCGGCCAACTGACTCGCCAATGAAACCATTGTTGACTTTGAATACTTCGTGATTTCGCGCATGGCAAGCGTCTTGAAATCAAAGTTGGAAGCCAGGAGCAATCCCATCCCTCGTAGTGCCACTTCGAAGAACTCGTTCCAGTGGAAATTTTCCGCTCCGCCGTAGTGCTCTCGCCAGAGCCCTGGAATCGCAGTAGGCCCGATTTTGATTTTCCCACTGGCCGCCACGGTAAAGTGCACACCCAGGAAGGGATTTTTCAGATCCGGAACTGGATAAATATTTGTCCGGATAGCCTTCGCCGGTTCACTGGAATACAGATACAATCCCTTGAACGGCAGAATACGATAGTGTTTCGAGAAGCCAAACTCTTGCGCGATCCGGTCCGCGTATAGCCCTGCCGCATTGACCACATATCCCGCATGAAACGTCTCGGCTGTCGTGACCACACGTTGTTTTGAAGATGTCAGGTAGCGAACTCCGCAATGGAGCTTTATGCCTTCTTCCAGTGCGTCCTGCTTCATGGCCGCCATGACCAGGGTGGGATCCACCGTAGAAGTCGCAGGTGAGAACAGTGCACGTTCGCATGTCTTCACTCGAGGTTCAATTGCCTTCGCTTCCTCAGCTGAAATCGCTTCCAAGGGAATTCCATTAGAATTTCCCCTTCTTATCAGCTCATCGAGACCGGCGTGATCGTTCTGATCTTTTGCGACCACTAACTTTCCACACCTATTCAATGGGATGGCTTTGGACTCGCAGTATGCTGTTAACAACCGATTTCCCTGCCATGTAAACTTCGCCTTGAGGCTGTCTGGAGAATAGTAAAATCCCGCGTGGAGCACACCGCTATTGCGGCCACTTGCGTGCAAGCCACAATCGACTTCTTTTTCGAGCAGATGAACAGACGAATCAGGGTAACGACGCTTCAATTGACGAGCGACATTTATGCCTATCACCCCCCCGCCAATAACAAGAAAATCCGCCTGCACGTTTCCTACCAGACCTTCCAAGGAGCGTTGCCCGAATTCCAGAGGTCTTCAAGATACGTCTTTTCTTTTAAGGTGTCCATGCAGGACCAAAATCCGTAATGTTTGAATCCCATCATTTGACCAGCATGAG
This genomic interval carries:
- the rfbC gene encoding dTDP-4-dehydrorhamnose 3,5-epimerase, whose product is MIFRELTLRGAFTIDLDLIVDERGFFARSWCTQEFQANGLDARLVQCNVSYNKVKGTLRGMHYQIAPAAEVKVVRCTSGEIYDVIVDLRPDSPTYKKSLSVLLSAENHRMLYIPQQFAHGFLTLSDNTEVIYQMSECYAPELARGFRWNDPTFGISWPDPVKVISGKDRSYPDFAG
- a CDS encoding class I SAM-dependent methyltransferase: MKHTARARAKVKRSSTVKRSGVPRLERACRFCAAPLDKTFVDLGMSPLANSYIKASEANRMEPFYPLHVYVCSACLLVQLEEFTSPQSIFGDYAYFSSYSESWLDHARRYVETVSERFGIGPRHHVVEIASNDGYLLQYFAQRGVPVLGVEPASNVAAVAKEKGIPTVVKFMGVKTARELAKKQKRADLLIGNNVLAHVPNINDFVGGLKVLLNPKGTITMEFPHLMRLMAENQFDTIYHEHFSYLSLLAVERVFEKHGLTLFDVEELPTHGGSLRIYARHTRDDSRPVGERVLELRQRETQAGFGKLEYYLGFASQVEKTKRKLLSFLIEAKEQGKSVVGYGAPAKGNTLLNYCGIRTDFLEYTVDRSPYKQEHLLPGVRIPIFHPEKIRETKPDYVLILPWNIRDEVMQQMSFVKEWGGRFIVPIPEVKVLS
- a CDS encoding SDR family oxidoreductase; amino-acid sequence: MKILITGNMGYIGPSVVQRLRLSYPAATIMGLDMGYFATCLTAAHYLPECRVDEQVFADVRSISKDLLRGVDAVVYLAAISNDPMGASFEEITLDVNHRAAVRIAESAREAGAGSFVFASSCSVYGFAEGGAKTEESAVNPLTAYAKSKVGAELDLAKLARNNFAITCLRFATACGMSERLRLDLVLNDFVASAVTAKKITILSDGTPWRPLIHIKDMARAIDWGVQRNALAGGEFLSVNVGSDQWNYQVRDLAAAVSKAIPNVDISVNQNAQPDKRSYRVSFEKFRRLAPQYQPEVDLHAAIADLSQGLQRMGFDDREFRNSHLIRLNVLKDLKAGGYLGEDLRWVVSKQ
- the lhgO gene encoding L-2-hydroxyglutarate oxidase, encoding MEGLVGNVQADFLVIGGGVIGINVARQLKRRYPDSSVHLLEKEVDCGLHASGRNSGVLHAGFYYSPDSLKAKFTWQGNRLLTAYCESKAIPLNRCGKLVVAKDQNDHAGLDELIRRGNSNGIPLEAISAEEAKAIEPRVKTCERALFSPATSTVDPTLVMAAMKQDALEEGIKLHCGVRYLTSSKQRVVTTAETFHAGYVVNAAGLYADRIAQEFGFSKHYRILPFKGLYLYSSEPAKAIRTNIYPVPDLKNPFLGVHFTVAASGKIKIGPTAIPGLWREHYGGAENFHWNEFFEVALRGMGLLLASNFDFKTLAMREITKYSKSTMVSLASQLAEGIKPEDYRIWGKPGIRAQLVDIEKRKLEMDFVLEGDKHSMHVLNAVSPAFTCSLPFSEYVCQQIDATLK